In one window of Thermotoga sp. Mc24 DNA:
- the dapF gene encoding diaminopimelate epimerase — MCYSANGNTFLIVDNTQKRIPEEKKPDFVRENVGDLDGVIFVELVDGKYFMDYYNRDGSMAAFCGNGARAFSQYLVDRGWTEEKEFTFLSRAGEIKVIVDDGIWVRMPRVSEKKEMKVDGYEGYFIVVGVPHFVLEVKDIDELNVEKLGRDLRHKTGANVDFYEVLPDRLKVRTYERGVERETKACGTGVTSVFVVYRDKTGAKEVKIQVPGGTLFLKEENGEIFLRGDVKRCSEE; from the coding sequence GTGTGCTATTCGGCCAATGGGAACACCTTCCTCATAGTTGACAACACACAAAAGAGGATACCCGAAGAGAAAAAACCAGATTTTGTCAGGGAAAATGTGGGCGATCTAGATGGAGTCATATTCGTTGAGCTGGTCGATGGGAAATACTTCATGGATTACTACAACCGGGATGGGAGTATGGCTGCCTTCTGTGGAAACGGAGCGAGGGCCTTTTCTCAGTACCTCGTAGACAGAGGCTGGACTGAGGAAAAAGAATTCACTTTCCTTTCCAGGGCTGGAGAAATAAAGGTGATCGTTGACGACGGTATCTGGGTGAGGATGCCGAGGGTTTCAGAAAAGAAAGAGATGAAAGTGGATGGTTACGAAGGATATTTCATCGTTGTGGGTGTTCCGCACTTCGTTCTGGAAGTGAAAGACATCGACGAACTGAACGTGGAAAAACTCGGAAGAGATCTCAGACATAAAACAGGTGCGAACGTGGATTTCTACGAGGTGCTTCCCGATCGTCTCAAGGTGAGAACGTACGAAAGAGGAGTGGAAAGGGAAACAAAAGCCTGTGGAACGGGTGTTACGTCTGTTTTCGTTGTGTATCGAGATAAAACAGGAGCAAAAGAGGTGAAGATCCAGGTGCCAGGAGGCACTCTCTTTTTGAAGGAAGAAAACGGAGAAATCTTTCTCAGGGGGGATGTGAAAAGATGTTCAGAGGAGTAG
- a CDS encoding aspartate-semialdehyde dehydrogenase: MKVGVVGATGEVGRTMVKVLEEFNVPVTELRLFASERSVGKEIEFKGEKFKVELLTEESMKWRCDYLLFSAGASVSKKFAPIAAENGVTVIDNSSAFRLEKEIPLVVPEVNAHLLKGYTGIIANPNCSTIQMILSIYKLHEVYGIEEIFVSTYQSVSGAGHKGIEELFAQERGENVMKVFPKPIHRNVIPLIGDMQENLFSQEEMKMVNETRKILNDYSIRVYPTTVRVPVLYGHSEAVMVRFKKPYESLEKVREIIASGEDVVVTDDLVTPVDVAGKNETYVCRLRAADERSILFWNVADNIRVGAATNAVRILLKHAEMNGKV; this comes from the coding sequence GTGAAAGTAGGAGTAGTTGGTGCTACAGGAGAAGTTGGAAGAACGATGGTGAAGGTACTCGAAGAATTCAACGTTCCCGTCACTGAGCTCAGGCTCTTTGCTTCGGAAAGATCCGTGGGTAAAGAAATTGAATTCAAAGGTGAAAAGTTCAAAGTAGAACTTCTCACGGAAGAATCGATGAAATGGAGGTGCGATTACCTCCTGTTTTCCGCGGGTGCCAGTGTTTCCAAAAAGTTCGCTCCTATTGCAGCTGAAAACGGAGTAACTGTTATAGATAACTCTTCCGCTTTCAGACTGGAGAAGGAAATCCCCCTCGTGGTTCCAGAGGTGAACGCCCATCTTCTCAAGGGATACACGGGAATAATAGCAAACCCGAACTGTTCAACAATCCAGATGATTCTCTCCATTTACAAGCTCCACGAAGTTTACGGAATTGAAGAGATCTTTGTGTCAACGTATCAGTCCGTTTCCGGAGCCGGTCACAAGGGAATCGAAGAACTTTTCGCTCAAGAAAGAGGAGAAAACGTGATGAAGGTCTTCCCGAAACCCATTCACAGAAACGTCATTCCTCTCATAGGTGATATGCAGGAAAATCTTTTCTCCCAGGAAGAGATGAAGATGGTGAACGAAACGCGAAAGATTCTGAACGATTACTCGATAAGGGTGTATCCAACAACGGTAAGAGTACCCGTTCTGTACGGACACTCTGAAGCGGTCATGGTGAGGTTCAAGAAACCTTACGAGTCTCTCGAAAAGGTGAGAGAAATCATAGCCTCTGGAGAAGACGTGGTGGTGACGGACGATCTCGTAACACCGGTGGATGTCGCAGGAAAGAACGAAACTTACGTTTGCCGCCTCAGAGCAGCCGATGAAAGATCTATTCTCTTCTGGAACGTGGCGGACAACATTCGTGTGGGAGCCGCGACCAACGCTGTCAGAATTCTTCTGAAGCACGCTGAGATGAACGGAAAGGTGTGA